One Penaeus vannamei isolate JL-2024 chromosome 27, ASM4276789v1, whole genome shotgun sequence genomic window carries:
- the LOC113818140 gene encoding longitudinals lacking protein, isoforms H/M/V isoform X1: MDGGLLSLKWNNHRSTFFYVLSTVRRKESYCDVTLACDGKFYPVHKLVLSTCSDYFEQMFEKTNCKHPIIVLKDIRHEDLEALLNYMYVGEVNVLQTDLSGLIKAAECLRIKGLAVPDEAPSERDASQDGKRNVPWSSEGPDAKRRKPEEPVLQKPSQNTVEKLGRELPPRPQLSFREPFREPQRSREPLRLRSSPSPVLYPSSPDTQLPSATGPTSSPDVSHTTTHEPAPSAQADSAPPPSNSDNEISGAGESELIMDEPLVKEEPHDDYSEADETKESIKSTDSEAGLSYPVHSEHSGSIGREVGGAGFNPQGLRSSSQPQTMEDLVAQALPGASGLQGKTWEGDRNLLGIPFEGFSGNQGSQMISPDGLGDQGLVGHPGQQFIHSTTPVKNHACTYCQKTFNCRHKLEAHMRTHTGEKPFACHFCSYRSAQKGNLQLHIRTHTGEEPFACVHCPYRTKNQSNLNTHLRNKHQNVKNQMLGFRE, from the exons ATGGATGGCGGCTTGTTGTCACTGAAGTGGAACAACCACCGCTCCACGTTCTTCTATGTGCTCTCCACAGTTAGAAGAAAG GAGTCCTATTGTGATGTTACCTTAGCCTGTGATGGAAAATTTTATCCAGTACACAAACTGGTTTTGTCAACATGTAGTGATTATTTTGAACAAATGTTTGAAAAGACAAACTGTAAACACCCCATAATAGTGTTGAAAGATATTAGACATGAGGACCTTGAGGCTCTTTTGAACTACATGTATGTTGGTGAAGTGAATGTGTTACAGACAGACTTATCAGGACTTATCAAAGCTGCTGAGTGCCTAAGGATAAAGGGGTTGGCTGTCCCTGATGAAGCCCCTAGTGAACGTGACGCCAGCCAGGATGGCAAAAGAAATGTGCCATGGTCCAGTGAGGGACCCGATGCCAAACGTAGAAAACCTGAGGAACCTGTGCTGCAGAAACCCAGTCAAAACACAGTAGAGAAATTAGGAAGGGAGCTCCCCCCAAGACCTCAGTTAAGCTTTCGAGAACCATTCAGAGAACCACAGAGATCCCGAGAGCCTCTCCGCCTACGCTCAAGTCCCAGCCCAGTTCTATATCCTTCCAGTCCAGATACTCAGTTGCCAAGTGCCACAGGCCCAACCTCATCACCGGATGTTTCTCACACGACAACCCACGAACCAGCTCCAAGTGCTCAAGCGGACTCTGCCCCGCCTCCCTCCAATTCAGACAATGAAATCAGCGGTGCAGGAGAGTCTGAG TTGATAATGGATGAACCCCTAGTCAAGGAAGAACCACACGATGATTACTCTGAAGCAGACGAGACCAAAGAATCCATAAAGTCAACAGACTCTGAAGCTGGACTGAGTTACCCTGTTCATAGTGAGCACTCGGGGAGTatagggagagaggttgggggtgcAGGCTTTAATCCCCAGGGCCTGCGATCCTCCAGCCAACCTCAGACAATGGAGGATCTTGTGGCTCAGGCTCTTCCAGGAGCATCTGGTCTGCAAGGG AAAACTTGGGAAGGAGACAGAAATTTACTTGGAATACCATTTGAAGGATTTTCAGGAAACCAAGGTTCACAAATG ATTTCTCCAGATGGTTTGGGCGATCAGGGGCTAGTAGGTCATCCAGGACAACAGTTCATCCATTCAACCACACCAGTAAAGAATCATGCTTGTACATACTGTCAGAAAACGTTCAATTGCCGGCACAAGTTAGAAGCCCACATGAGGACACATACTGGAGAGAAGCCATTTGCCTGTCACTTCTGTTCGTACCGCAGTGCACAGAAAGGTAATCTACAGCTACACATCAGGACTCATACAGGGGAGGAGCCCTTTGCCTGTGTCCATTGCCCATACCGAACAAAAAACCAGAGCAACCTCAATACCCACCTTCGGAATAAgcaccaaaatgttaaaaatcagATGTTAGGGTTTAGAGAGTAG
- the LOC113818140 gene encoding longitudinals lacking protein, isoforms H/M/V isoform X2: MDGGLLSLKWNNHRSTFFYVLSTVRRKESYCDVTLACDGKFYPVHKLVLSTCSDYFEQMFEKTNCKHPIIVLKDIRHEDLEALLNYMYVGEVNVLQTDLSGLIKAAECLRIKGLAVPDEAPSERDASQDGKRNVPWSSEGPDAKRRKPEEPVLQKPSQNTVEKLGRELPPRPQLSFREPFREPQRSREPLRLRSSPSPVLYPSSPDTQLPSATGPTSSPDVSHTTTHEPAPSAQADSAPPPSNSDNEISGAGESELIMDEPLVKEEPHDDYSEADETKESIKSTDSEAGLSYPVHSEHSGSIGREVGGAGFNPQGLRSSSQPQTMEDLVAQALPGASGLQGKTWEGDRNLLGIPFEGFSGNQGSQMVSMVAPVRAEEDMAAASTSSYRHNFSSSVPPVCPYCNKASFYSPRDLERHIRIHTGEKPYKCPHCDYCARLKAHMKSHLLRKHEGMLNNANISVVSSSEPHHS; this comes from the exons ATGGATGGCGGCTTGTTGTCACTGAAGTGGAACAACCACCGCTCCACGTTCTTCTATGTGCTCTCCACAGTTAGAAGAAAG GAGTCCTATTGTGATGTTACCTTAGCCTGTGATGGAAAATTTTATCCAGTACACAAACTGGTTTTGTCAACATGTAGTGATTATTTTGAACAAATGTTTGAAAAGACAAACTGTAAACACCCCATAATAGTGTTGAAAGATATTAGACATGAGGACCTTGAGGCTCTTTTGAACTACATGTATGTTGGTGAAGTGAATGTGTTACAGACAGACTTATCAGGACTTATCAAAGCTGCTGAGTGCCTAAGGATAAAGGGGTTGGCTGTCCCTGATGAAGCCCCTAGTGAACGTGACGCCAGCCAGGATGGCAAAAGAAATGTGCCATGGTCCAGTGAGGGACCCGATGCCAAACGTAGAAAACCTGAGGAACCTGTGCTGCAGAAACCCAGTCAAAACACAGTAGAGAAATTAGGAAGGGAGCTCCCCCCAAGACCTCAGTTAAGCTTTCGAGAACCATTCAGAGAACCACAGAGATCCCGAGAGCCTCTCCGCCTACGCTCAAGTCCCAGCCCAGTTCTATATCCTTCCAGTCCAGATACTCAGTTGCCAAGTGCCACAGGCCCAACCTCATCACCGGATGTTTCTCACACGACAACCCACGAACCAGCTCCAAGTGCTCAAGCGGACTCTGCCCCGCCTCCCTCCAATTCAGACAATGAAATCAGCGGTGCAGGAGAGTCTGAG TTGATAATGGATGAACCCCTAGTCAAGGAAGAACCACACGATGATTACTCTGAAGCAGACGAGACCAAAGAATCCATAAAGTCAACAGACTCTGAAGCTGGACTGAGTTACCCTGTTCATAGTGAGCACTCGGGGAGTatagggagagaggttgggggtgcAGGCTTTAATCCCCAGGGCCTGCGATCCTCCAGCCAACCTCAGACAATGGAGGATCTTGTGGCTCAGGCTCTTCCAGGAGCATCTGGTCTGCAAGGG AAAACTTGGGAAGGAGACAGAAATTTACTTGGAATACCATTTGAAGGATTTTCAGGAAACCAAGGTTCACAAATG GTCTCAATGGTAGCACCTGTAAGAGCTGAAGAGGACATGGCAGCTGCATCCACCAGCTCATACAGACACAACTTTAGTTCCTCGGTGCCTCCTGTATGCCCGTACTGCAACAAAGCCTCTTTCTACTCTCCTAGGGATCTGGAGCGCCACATACGCATTCACACTGGGGAGAAGCCTTACAAATGCCCCCACTGTGATTACTGTGCCCGGCTTAAGGCTCACATGAAGTCACACCTGTTAAGGAAACATGAAGGGATGTTGAATAATGCAAATATTAGTGTGGTGTCATCAAGTGAACCACACCATAGCTAA
- the LOC113818140 gene encoding longitudinals lacking protein, isoforms H/M/V isoform X3: MDGGLLSLKWNNHRSTFFYVLSTVRRKESYCDVTLACDGKFYPVHKLVLSTCSDYFEQMFEKTNCKHPIIVLKDIRHEDLEALLNYMYVGEVNVLQTDLSGLIKAAECLRIKGLAVPDEAPSERDASQDGKRNVPWSSEGPDAKRRKPEEPVLQKPSQNTVEKLGRELPPRPQLSFREPFREPQRSREPLRLRSSPSPVLYPSSPDTQLPSATGPTSSPDVSHTTTHEPAPSAQADSAPPPSNSDNEISGAGESELIMDEPLVKEEPHDDYSEADETKESIKSTDSEAGLSYPVHSEHSGSIGREVGGAGFNPQGLRSSSQPQTMEDLVAQALPGASGLQGKTWEGDRNLLGIPFEGFSGNQGSQMDDGGVVVQRGLWFRFTCNFCHKNFNHKNNFRKHLRTHTGEKPYMCPQCSYCSARSDLLRAHLHKKHPYVSTSTQV; encoded by the exons ATGGATGGCGGCTTGTTGTCACTGAAGTGGAACAACCACCGCTCCACGTTCTTCTATGTGCTCTCCACAGTTAGAAGAAAG GAGTCCTATTGTGATGTTACCTTAGCCTGTGATGGAAAATTTTATCCAGTACACAAACTGGTTTTGTCAACATGTAGTGATTATTTTGAACAAATGTTTGAAAAGACAAACTGTAAACACCCCATAATAGTGTTGAAAGATATTAGACATGAGGACCTTGAGGCTCTTTTGAACTACATGTATGTTGGTGAAGTGAATGTGTTACAGACAGACTTATCAGGACTTATCAAAGCTGCTGAGTGCCTAAGGATAAAGGGGTTGGCTGTCCCTGATGAAGCCCCTAGTGAACGTGACGCCAGCCAGGATGGCAAAAGAAATGTGCCATGGTCCAGTGAGGGACCCGATGCCAAACGTAGAAAACCTGAGGAACCTGTGCTGCAGAAACCCAGTCAAAACACAGTAGAGAAATTAGGAAGGGAGCTCCCCCCAAGACCTCAGTTAAGCTTTCGAGAACCATTCAGAGAACCACAGAGATCCCGAGAGCCTCTCCGCCTACGCTCAAGTCCCAGCCCAGTTCTATATCCTTCCAGTCCAGATACTCAGTTGCCAAGTGCCACAGGCCCAACCTCATCACCGGATGTTTCTCACACGACAACCCACGAACCAGCTCCAAGTGCTCAAGCGGACTCTGCCCCGCCTCCCTCCAATTCAGACAATGAAATCAGCGGTGCAGGAGAGTCTGAG TTGATAATGGATGAACCCCTAGTCAAGGAAGAACCACACGATGATTACTCTGAAGCAGACGAGACCAAAGAATCCATAAAGTCAACAGACTCTGAAGCTGGACTGAGTTACCCTGTTCATAGTGAGCACTCGGGGAGTatagggagagaggttgggggtgcAGGCTTTAATCCCCAGGGCCTGCGATCCTCCAGCCAACCTCAGACAATGGAGGATCTTGTGGCTCAGGCTCTTCCAGGAGCATCTGGTCTGCAAGGG AAAACTTGGGAAGGAGACAGAAATTTACTTGGAATACCATTTGAAGGATTTTCAGGAAACCAAGGTTCACAAATG GACGATGGTGGAGTGGTCGTGCAGAGAGGGTTGTGGTTCCGCTTTACTTGTAACTTCTGTCACAAGAATTTCAACCACAAGAACAACTTCAGGAAGCACTTGCGAACCCATACTGGGGAGAAGCCATACATGTGTCCACAGTGCTCCTATTGCTCTGCTCGCTCAGATCTCTTGCGTGCCCACTTACACAAGAAGCATCCTTACGTATCAACTTCAACCCAAGTTTAG
- the LOC113818140 gene encoding longitudinals lacking protein, isoforms H/M/V isoform X4, with protein MDGGLLSLKWNNHRSTFFYVLSTVRRKESYCDVTLACDGKFYPVHKLVLSTCSDYFEQMFEKTNCKHPIIVLKDIRHEDLEALLNYMYVGEVNVLQTDLSGLIKAAECLRIKGLAVPDEAPSERDASQDGKRNVPWSSEGPDAKRRKPEEPVLQKPSQNTVEKLGRELPPRPQLSFREPFREPQRSREPLRLRSSPSPVLYPSSPDTQLPSATGPTSSPDVSHTTTHEPAPSAQADSAPPPSNSDNEISGAGESELIMDEPLVKEEPHDDYSEADETKESIKSTDSEAGLSYPVHSEHSGSIGREVGGAGFNPQGLRSSSQPQTMEDLVAQALPGASGLQGKTWEGDRNLLGIPFEGFSGNQGSQMAPYHLSR; from the exons ATGGATGGCGGCTTGTTGTCACTGAAGTGGAACAACCACCGCTCCACGTTCTTCTATGTGCTCTCCACAGTTAGAAGAAAG GAGTCCTATTGTGATGTTACCTTAGCCTGTGATGGAAAATTTTATCCAGTACACAAACTGGTTTTGTCAACATGTAGTGATTATTTTGAACAAATGTTTGAAAAGACAAACTGTAAACACCCCATAATAGTGTTGAAAGATATTAGACATGAGGACCTTGAGGCTCTTTTGAACTACATGTATGTTGGTGAAGTGAATGTGTTACAGACAGACTTATCAGGACTTATCAAAGCTGCTGAGTGCCTAAGGATAAAGGGGTTGGCTGTCCCTGATGAAGCCCCTAGTGAACGTGACGCCAGCCAGGATGGCAAAAGAAATGTGCCATGGTCCAGTGAGGGACCCGATGCCAAACGTAGAAAACCTGAGGAACCTGTGCTGCAGAAACCCAGTCAAAACACAGTAGAGAAATTAGGAAGGGAGCTCCCCCCAAGACCTCAGTTAAGCTTTCGAGAACCATTCAGAGAACCACAGAGATCCCGAGAGCCTCTCCGCCTACGCTCAAGTCCCAGCCCAGTTCTATATCCTTCCAGTCCAGATACTCAGTTGCCAAGTGCCACAGGCCCAACCTCATCACCGGATGTTTCTCACACGACAACCCACGAACCAGCTCCAAGTGCTCAAGCGGACTCTGCCCCGCCTCCCTCCAATTCAGACAATGAAATCAGCGGTGCAGGAGAGTCTGAG TTGATAATGGATGAACCCCTAGTCAAGGAAGAACCACACGATGATTACTCTGAAGCAGACGAGACCAAAGAATCCATAAAGTCAACAGACTCTGAAGCTGGACTGAGTTACCCTGTTCATAGTGAGCACTCGGGGAGTatagggagagaggttgggggtgcAGGCTTTAATCCCCAGGGCCTGCGATCCTCCAGCCAACCTCAGACAATGGAGGATCTTGTGGCTCAGGCTCTTCCAGGAGCATCTGGTCTGCAAGGG AAAACTTGGGAAGGAGACAGAAATTTACTTGGAATACCATTTGAAGGATTTTCAGGAAACCAAGGTTCACAAATG gctccatatcatctctctagatAG